The following are from one region of the Candidatus Kryptoniota bacterium genome:
- a CDS encoding TonB-dependent receptor → MKHRPVAAAMIVLSFMLPHAYSQERPEHTFSGTVKSSETGEVLIGAAVIVTGLQSIGASSNAYGFYSISLESGVYVVRVQYLGYKSLTDTIDLNRDKTVNFELTPQPITENEVTISGEHRNANVTSTDISKNTLQVQQVKALPVILGEQDVMKTIQLLPGIEGAGEGSTAFYARGGSADQNLIILDEAPVYNPSHVLGYLSIFNSDAIKDVTVVTGGIPAEYGGRLSSVVDIRTDDGNDNKFGGTGGIGLLDSRLTLDGPIVKDEGSFIASGRRTYADLFLRLSRDTTINRVRLYFYDLNAKANYNFGDKDRLFLSGYFGRDNFDYPNLFGFDWGNTTATLRWNHIFGEKFFSNTSLIYSDYEYTNTIGASTSQFQITSGIQDANVKFDFQYFVNSANTINFGLNSIYHTFLPGSITAGPTSFTNNLSLDRKHALESAVYISHQTSLLPDLKLNYGVRLSSFTLLGPGAVFSFDDLGNVLDTAYYGSGKSIKTYASIEPRLAATFILDEESSIKSSYDRTVQYLHLLSNSTSTNPSDLWIPSTNNVPPEYADQVDAGYYRNFNENEYESSIVFYYKNMRNQIDYRNGADLQLNPTVESLLLYGTGWSYGMELMLKKQAGALTGWLSYTLSRTEEKFAGINNGNPFPASQDRTHDFSVVATYNYNDTWTFGATWVYYTGNAVTFPSGNYLIDGRLVPYYTTKNAYRMPAYNRLDLSTTWTLGKHSSLNFSVYNAYDRQNAYSINFRRNPDNPNETQAIQTTIFPFMPSVTYNFEF, encoded by the coding sequence ATGAAGCATCGGCCGGTTGCCGCCGCGATGATCGTGCTCTCCTTCATGTTGCCGCACGCCTACTCGCAAGAACGACCCGAACACACTTTCAGCGGAACTGTCAAGAGTTCCGAGACAGGTGAAGTGTTGATAGGCGCCGCTGTGATCGTGACCGGTTTACAATCCATCGGGGCATCATCAAACGCCTACGGGTTCTATTCGATCTCTCTCGAGTCGGGGGTATATGTCGTCCGCGTGCAATACCTTGGTTACAAATCGCTGACCGACACGATCGATCTCAATCGCGATAAGACAGTCAATTTCGAGTTGACTCCCCAGCCAATTACGGAAAATGAAGTAACGATCTCAGGCGAACATCGCAATGCAAACGTGACTTCGACCGACATCAGCAAGAACACGCTTCAGGTCCAGCAGGTGAAGGCACTCCCCGTCATACTCGGTGAGCAGGATGTAATGAAGACAATTCAACTGCTTCCCGGTATTGAAGGCGCGGGAGAAGGGAGCACCGCGTTCTATGCGCGCGGTGGGAGCGCGGACCAGAACCTGATCATTCTCGACGAAGCGCCGGTCTACAACCCATCGCACGTTCTCGGTTATCTTTCAATTTTCAATTCCGACGCGATAAAAGACGTGACCGTGGTAACCGGCGGAATTCCCGCGGAGTACGGCGGCCGGCTGTCTTCGGTCGTCGACATCCGCACCGACGACGGCAACGACAACAAGTTCGGCGGTACAGGCGGAATAGGACTCCTCGATTCAAGGCTAACGCTCGACGGACCTATTGTCAAAGACGAGGGGTCGTTCATAGCGTCCGGGAGAAGAACTTACGCCGATCTATTCCTGAGACTTTCCCGTGACACGACAATTAACCGGGTCAGGCTGTATTTCTACGATCTAAACGCAAAGGCAAATTATAATTTCGGCGATAAGGACAGGTTGTTCCTCTCAGGCTATTTCGGCCGTGACAACTTCGATTACCCGAACCTCTTCGGTTTCGATTGGGGAAATACAACAGCTACTCTCAGGTGGAATCACATCTTTGGAGAAAAATTCTTCTCGAATACTTCCCTGATCTACAGCGATTACGAATACACAAATACCATCGGAGCAAGCACCAGCCAATTCCAGATCACATCAGGAATTCAGGACGCAAATGTGAAATTCGACTTCCAGTATTTCGTGAATTCCGCCAACACGATCAACTTCGGATTGAACTCAATTTATCACACGTTCCTTCCGGGTTCGATCACGGCAGGTCCAACAAGCTTTACAAATAATCTTTCGCTCGACCGTAAGCACGCGCTCGAGAGTGCGGTTTATATTTCTCATCAGACGAGCCTGTTACCGGATTTGAAGCTCAATTACGGGGTGCGCCTGTCGAGTTTTACACTTCTTGGCCCGGGCGCAGTGTTTTCCTTCGACGATCTCGGAAATGTGCTCGATACAGCCTACTACGGCTCCGGAAAATCGATAAAGACTTACGCAAGCATCGAGCCGCGTCTCGCGGCGACATTCATCCTGGATGAAGAAAGCTCGATCAAATCGTCATATGACAGAACCGTGCAGTACCTCCATCTACTTTCCAACTCTACATCCACGAACCCGAGCGATCTTTGGATCCCGAGCACGAACAACGTCCCACCCGAATACGCTGACCAGGTGGATGCCGGTTATTACAGGAATTTTAACGAGAATGAATATGAGTCTTCAATCGTGTTCTATTACAAGAACATGAGGAACCAGATCGATTACAGAAATGGAGCAGACCTGCAGTTGAATCCGACTGTCGAATCGCTTTTGCTTTATGGGACCGGTTGGAGTTACGGAATGGAGCTCATGTTGAAGAAGCAGGCAGGCGCGCTAACCGGCTGGCTGAGTTACACGCTTTCCAGAACCGAAGAGAAGTTCGCGGGCATTAACAACGGGAACCCGTTCCCCGCGAGCCAGGACCGTACCCATGATTTTTCTGTCGTGGCTACTTACAACTACAACGACACATGGACCTTCGGAGCAACATGGGTCTATTACACCGGTAACGCCGTGACGTTCCCGAGCGGCAACTATTTGATTGACGGCCGTCTTGTCCCTTACTATACAACCAAGAACGCTTACCGGATGCCCGCGTACAACAGACTGGACCTTTCCACTACGTGGACTCTTGGGAAGCATTCCAGTCTGAACTTCTCAGTGTATAACGCTTATGATCGTCAGAATGCTTATTCCATAAATTTCCGAAGGAACCCGGACAACCCGAACGAGACTCAGGCAATCCAGACAACTATCTTCCCGTTCATGCCGTCTGTCACATACAATTTCGAATTCTGA
- a CDS encoding MBL fold metallo-hydrolase, which produces MLIEKFEDGPIWTIGYLVYDPESREGMVIDVPMWCADRIYESVDRLALKVRYIVATHGHWDHIGDMHKLKAITGALVCAHNADDWMMRDPNGMIITPPEYIEPVSVDIPLEDGMNIRAGNIEFSIIHTPGHSAGSVCLYNQGEEILFTGDTLFSGSVGRADLPSGSYDEMSRSILNKIFLLPDNVRIFPGHGPDSTLKKERNENRYVQMMLSEK; this is translated from the coding sequence TTGCTCATCGAGAAATTTGAAGACGGTCCCATCTGGACGATCGGATATCTTGTCTATGATCCGGAATCGCGGGAAGGAATGGTAATTGATGTTCCCATGTGGTGTGCCGACAGGATTTATGAGAGTGTAGATAGACTTGCCCTTAAAGTACGATACATTGTCGCGACGCATGGTCACTGGGATCACATCGGGGACATGCACAAGCTCAAGGCCATCACCGGCGCGCTGGTGTGCGCACATAATGCCGATGACTGGATGATGCGGGATCCGAACGGCATGATCATAACTCCGCCGGAGTACATCGAGCCGGTCAGTGTCGATATCCCGCTTGAGGACGGAATGAACATACGCGCGGGCAATATCGAATTCTCGATAATCCACACCCCCGGGCACTCGGCGGGATCAGTTTGCCTTTACAATCAGGGTGAGGAAATACTATTCACGGGTGACACGCTTTTTTCCGGCTCGGTCGGGCGTGCGGATCTTCCATCCGGCTCGTACGATGAAATGTCAAGAAGCATTCTCAATAAAATATTTCTTCTACCGGATAACGTCAGGATTTTTCCGGGACACGGCCCGGACAGCACGCTGAAGAAAGAGAGAAACGAAAACCGATACGTTCAAATGATGCTTTCCGAAAAGTGA
- a CDS encoding VOC family protein, protein MSKTKKIPKFRTDGEFAIHVPDLSKAEKFYGGVLGFKLVSRERAQLVFDTGIVKLYVNKDDRITPFIPALAVPRYDEAKAHLIENGCSILKEFEGGKALYFADPFGITIDIVEKKK, encoded by the coding sequence ATGTCGAAAACGAAAAAAATTCCGAAATTTAGAACCGACGGCGAGTTTGCCATTCACGTCCCTGATCTCTCGAAAGCGGAAAAATTTTACGGCGGTGTTCTCGGCTTCAAATTAGTCAGCCGGGAACGTGCCCAACTCGTATTTGATACGGGCATCGTCAAGTTATATGTAAACAAAGATGACAGGATAACTCCTTTCATTCCTGCCCTCGCCGTGCCACGGTACGATGAGGCAAAGGCCCATCTAATTGAAAACGGATGCTCGATACTGAAAGAGTTTGAAGGCGGGAAAGCGCTTTACTTTGCTGACCCATTCGGGATCACGATCGATATCGTCGAGAAGAAAAAATGA
- a CDS encoding DUF4249 domain-containing protein: MKRIFFQSMLVVTIAVGMLSCQKVISVDLNQSNPQIVIEGLINDQGGLDSVVVTMTGDYFTPSLNFPPVNAATVTIADGGQIDTLSEAAAGIYYSTNPRGISGRTYALKVTTAGKVYDAVSTMPEKVIIDSFFAEKSLNPFGESGYDFYITFKDPPELGNYYRIVPHVNSLPPDSITGGRGGFQITDDKLTNGNEITYMFGVRGEVGSKLKPGDTVSVDLECIDKATYDYYFTLRNILEADQSPTSLSPANPNTNLSNGSLGYFSAYTIDTRSLVIQ, encoded by the coding sequence ATGAAGAGAATATTTTTCCAGTCAATGCTGGTCGTCACTATAGCGGTCGGCATGCTGTCCTGCCAGAAAGTGATATCGGTCGATCTCAACCAGTCGAACCCGCAGATCGTCATCGAGGGGCTGATCAACGATCAAGGCGGATTGGACTCAGTCGTCGTAACTATGACCGGAGATTATTTTACTCCCTCATTGAATTTCCCGCCTGTAAACGCGGCGACCGTGACGATAGCGGACGGAGGTCAAATCGATACCCTGTCAGAAGCCGCGGCCGGAATCTATTACTCCACAAATCCGAGAGGCATTTCCGGACGGACATACGCACTCAAGGTAACCACCGCGGGGAAGGTGTACGATGCCGTTTCAACGATGCCTGAAAAAGTGATTATCGATTCCTTTTTCGCTGAGAAGTCTCTGAACCCTTTCGGCGAATCCGGATATGACTTTTATATTACTTTCAAAGATCCTCCAGAGCTGGGGAACTACTATAGGATCGTGCCACACGTCAACTCGCTTCCTCCCGATTCGATCACCGGCGGAAGGGGCGGGTTTCAGATTACGGACGACAAGCTTACCAACGGGAACGAGATAACCTACATGTTCGGAGTGCGAGGGGAAGTTGGCAGCAAACTAAAACCGGGCGACACCGTTTCGGTCGATCTTGAGTGCATTGACAAAGCAACTTACGACTATTACTTCACTCTCAGGAATATTCTCGAAGCCGATCAGAGCCCGACTTCACTTTCTCCTGCAAACCCAAATACAAATCTTTCCAATGGCTCTCTCGGATATTTCTCGGCATACACGATCGATACACGCTCCCTTGTCATTCAATGA
- a CDS encoding CPBP family intramembrane glutamic endopeptidase, with protein MSEYPPEYIPPPPVPEFKGSWERPGRSPASAAIFGLILIGIIYFYAQAIIATIVILIAQPGAHQQTTGKTFVEVMTSTMVAMKGPIRIALIISQFIFMLIPTIWIIRHWHTKDFLSYVRLKAVPLAEILLAIVATACFVPVSGFIGEFFLKQLNFPDFLARINEEIFTSYSPVEFIWVIIVVCMTPAICEETLFRGYVQRTLERQLGMKSLFIAGVIFGLYHMEPIGLVSLSIVGIMIGFFFYRSKSLLPGMAAHFTNNLIAILSTYRTTTGELRLPFLSRDVNALETIVALILTSGIIFAYYSYTKRNFTPQPA; from the coding sequence GTGTCGGAATATCCGCCCGAATACATTCCCCCGCCACCCGTACCCGAGTTCAAGGGGTCATGGGAAAGACCCGGAAGAAGTCCTGCCTCGGCAGCGATTTTCGGACTGATTCTGATAGGTATCATATACTTTTATGCGCAGGCCATCATAGCGACGATCGTCATTCTCATCGCTCAACCTGGGGCGCACCAGCAGACCACCGGAAAAACATTCGTCGAAGTTATGACCAGCACAATGGTCGCGATGAAAGGTCCAATCCGGATTGCACTCATTATTTCACAATTCATATTCATGCTGATTCCGACTATCTGGATTATCAGACACTGGCACACCAAAGACTTCCTCTCGTACGTGAGACTTAAGGCGGTCCCGCTTGCCGAAATACTCCTGGCTATTGTCGCGACCGCCTGCTTCGTTCCGGTGAGCGGGTTCATCGGGGAGTTCTTTCTCAAGCAGTTGAACTTCCCCGATTTTCTCGCCCGAATCAACGAGGAGATCTTCACTTCTTACAGCCCGGTCGAATTCATCTGGGTCATCATCGTTGTTTGCATGACTCCGGCAATCTGCGAAGAGACACTCTTCCGTGGGTACGTTCAGCGCACGCTTGAGAGACAACTTGGAATGAAAAGCCTTTTTATTGCAGGAGTGATTTTCGGTCTCTATCATATGGAGCCTATCGGACTCGTGTCACTCTCGATTGTGGGAATCATGATCGGGTTTTTCTTTTACAGGAGCAAGAGCCTTCTCCCCGGGATGGCGGCACACTTCACCAACAACCTTATTGCAATTCTCTCAACCTACAGGACAACCACCGGCGAATTGCGTCTTCCATTCTTGTCTCGGGATGTCAATGCCCTTGAGACTATTGTGGCGCTGATCCTGACATCAGGAATCATCTTCGCGTACTATTCATATACAAAGAGAAACTTCACTCCTCAACCTGCCTGA
- a CDS encoding sigma 54-interacting transcriptional regulator — protein MKQVAHSIGELRKSGYKVLSVKEEMRRNLIARLDKGESLFPGIIGYDKTVIPSIVNAILAKHDIILLGLRGQAKTRIARSLIGLLDEQVPVIRGCEINDSPFNPVCKRCTDLVAERGDDVELDWLRPEQRYGEKLATPDVTIADLIGDIDPIKAAVQKLHYSHEGAIHFGIIPRTNRGIFTINELPDLQPRIQVGLFNIMQEKDIQIRGFNVRIPLDVMMVFTANPEDYTNRGNIITPLKDRIDSQILTHYPRSIDEAMKITEQEAWFSRDSGRELIMPHYIKEVVEEIAFQARGSEFVDQKSGVSVRMTISVMENLISSAERRAIINREKQIVPRICDLHQVLPGMTGKLELVFEGEQEGSVKVSRALIGKAVRETFKKYFPDPLQKKMRNTAGEEPKKRDDEYTQIISWFESGNKIEVADDMPFDEYYAELSKVSNLKEVAKKHMKVEESNKYELATSMEFVLDGLHQFSRIAKDDADNVISYKDLVGSIFPPKGRYEED, from the coding sequence ATGAAACAGGTTGCCCATTCCATTGGCGAGCTGAGGAAGAGCGGTTACAAAGTTCTCTCCGTTAAAGAGGAGATGAGGAGGAACCTTATCGCGAGACTCGACAAGGGGGAGTCGCTTTTCCCGGGAATCATCGGATACGACAAGACTGTAATCCCTTCCATTGTCAACGCGATTCTCGCGAAGCACGACATCATACTCCTCGGCTTGCGCGGGCAGGCGAAGACGAGGATTGCACGGAGCCTAATCGGTCTTCTCGATGAGCAGGTGCCCGTAATCAGGGGATGTGAGATCAACGATAGCCCGTTCAATCCTGTTTGTAAACGTTGCACAGACCTGGTCGCAGAACGGGGCGACGATGTCGAGCTGGACTGGCTGAGGCCCGAGCAGCGTTACGGCGAGAAACTCGCAACACCTGACGTGACGATCGCGGATCTCATCGGCGACATCGATCCTATAAAGGCTGCAGTGCAGAAACTCCATTACTCGCATGAAGGCGCAATCCATTTCGGGATAATCCCAAGAACAAACCGGGGAATATTTACAATTAACGAATTGCCCGACCTTCAACCGCGCATCCAGGTTGGGTTATTCAACATCATGCAGGAAAAAGATATTCAGATTCGCGGGTTCAATGTCAGGATTCCGCTGGACGTGATGATGGTTTTCACCGCGAATCCGGAAGATTACACGAATCGCGGAAACATAATCACCCCTCTCAAAGACCGTATTGATTCCCAAATACTCACCCACTACCCGCGGTCGATAGACGAGGCGATGAAAATAACCGAGCAGGAAGCGTGGTTCTCTCGCGACAGCGGGCGAGAATTGATCATGCCGCATTACATCAAAGAGGTTGTCGAGGAAATCGCTTTCCAGGCGAGAGGAAGCGAGTTCGTGGACCAGAAGAGCGGCGTGAGCGTCAGAATGACAATTTCAGTCATGGAGAACCTTATCAGCAGCGCCGAGCGCCGCGCAATCATAAACAGGGAAAAGCAAATCGTTCCGCGCATATGCGACCTCCACCAGGTGCTCCCCGGCATGACGGGAAAACTGGAGCTGGTGTTCGAGGGCGAGCAGGAAGGCTCGGTCAAGGTAAGCCGCGCACTTATCGGCAAGGCGGTTAGAGAAACATTCAAGAAATATTTTCCCGATCCCCTTCAGAAAAAAATGAGGAACACCGCCGGAGAAGAACCGAAAAAACGCGACGACGAGTATACTCAAATAATTTCGTGGTTTGAATCTGGAAACAAGATTGAAGTAGCCGACGATATGCCGTTCGATGAGTATTACGCCGAACTAAGTAAAGTCTCGAACCTCAAAGAGGTCGCCAAGAAACACATGAAGGTGGAGGAATCGAACAAATACGAGCTTGCCACTTCGATGGAGTTTGTGCTGGATGGACTCCACCAGTTCTCGCGCATCGCGAAAGACGACGCGGACAACGTTATATCGTACAAGGATCTCGTCGGGAGCATCTTTCCGCCGAAAGGAAGATACGAGGAAGACTGA
- a CDS encoding DUF167 domain-containing protein has translation MYLKVKVHPNSRVDTVLRKAPDSLEVFVRAKPVDGKANDAVRKLLLDFLKVPASKLRLIRGATSRSKLFELVV, from the coding sequence ATGTATCTCAAGGTTAAAGTCCATCCAAATTCCCGAGTTGACACCGTATTGCGAAAAGCTCCCGACAGCTTGGAGGTATTCGTCCGGGCGAAGCCGGTAGATGGCAAAGCAAACGATGCCGTTAGAAAACTCCTTCTCGACTTCCTGAAAGTCCCCGCGAGCAAACTTCGTTTGATTCGGGGGGCGACTTCACGCAGTAAACTCTTCGAACTCGTGGTTTAA
- a CDS encoding DinB family protein, with protein MIFNSLSEVYSENERVLHLLVSRTGSLSDGCEDLRSAGGWSITQIVEHIALVDLQLLKVIEILLHKAESGSKSLSAEKGFPIDIETLVQRSRKEKYVARENAQPVNGFSIRQSLDEIVAMNRTLESLRQRLEAVDLSSAVLPHWIFGPLTLGEWLVFVGVHEERHLEQLKRILESGNLAAPDSLTSR; from the coding sequence ATGATCTTTAACAGTCTTTCCGAAGTGTACTCCGAGAACGAAAGGGTCCTACACTTGCTCGTAAGTAGAACAGGAAGTCTGAGCGACGGCTGCGAAGATCTCAGATCCGCCGGAGGATGGTCCATCACGCAGATCGTCGAGCACATTGCCCTCGTTGACCTACAGCTTCTCAAGGTAATTGAGATTCTCCTCCACAAGGCGGAAAGCGGATCAAAGAGTCTTTCGGCAGAGAAGGGATTCCCCATAGACATTGAGACATTGGTCCAACGAAGTCGCAAGGAAAAGTACGTGGCAAGGGAAAATGCTCAGCCGGTAAATGGCTTCTCCATTAGACAGTCGTTGGACGAAATCGTCGCGATGAACCGCACGCTCGAATCACTCAGGCAGCGCCTTGAAGCGGTAGATCTCTCGAGCGCAGTTCTGCCTCACTGGATTTTTGGACCTCTTACCCTCGGAGAGTGGCTCGTCTTTGTAGGCGTTCACGAGGAAAGACATCTCGAGCAGTTGAAACGCATTCTGGAATCCGGCAATCTCGCCGCACCGGACTCGCTCACGTCGAGGTGA
- a CDS encoding glycosyltransferase family 9 protein: MAAKKILVIRLSSAGDIILTSPLLKILKEREPLSEIHFVVKARYADLIFHNPNVNEVHLVQNDSGIHALEDIRRLFVREKFDLTLDLQNNFRSIYLRRGTSGEIRVIRKEVVKRAVLVRTKLNLFSHVRSVALKYAQTFDGSISSVGCPELFLPPDVIKETDSIWNKEGDKSRPVIILCPGARHYTKRWPVEYWCQLAGTLMSKYQLVLLGGDEDVSTCRQIREASGALDFSGKLSLVESAAMLRHAFVVVTNDSFLMHAADALRKNLIALFGSSVHEFGFYPCGSNAKVLEMSDLECRPCSHVGRESCPKGHFNCMRGLTPEIVSQAISDFERC, from the coding sequence ATGGCGGCAAAAAAGATTCTTGTGATAAGGCTGAGCTCAGCGGGAGACATAATCCTGACTTCCCCGCTATTGAAAATCCTGAAGGAAAGAGAACCGCTCTCCGAAATCCATTTCGTCGTAAAAGCACGTTATGCCGACCTCATATTTCATAATCCTAACGTAAACGAGGTGCATTTAGTTCAGAACGACTCGGGCATTCACGCACTCGAGGATATCCGGCGTTTGTTCGTGCGTGAGAAATTCGATTTGACTCTCGACCTTCAGAATAACTTCAGGAGCATCTACCTGCGGAGGGGCACCTCCGGCGAAATAAGGGTCATCAGGAAGGAAGTCGTGAAAAGAGCGGTGCTTGTCCGGACAAAGTTGAATTTGTTTTCACATGTGCGTTCTGTCGCTCTAAAGTATGCACAAACTTTTGACGGATCGATTTCGAGCGTGGGGTGCCCGGAATTGTTTCTGCCGCCTGATGTCATTAAAGAAACCGATTCGATATGGAACAAAGAGGGTGACAAAAGCCGGCCCGTGATAATTCTCTGTCCGGGTGCCAGGCACTACACCAAGAGATGGCCGGTCGAGTACTGGTGCCAGCTTGCGGGGACTCTCATGTCAAAATATCAGCTGGTCCTCCTCGGTGGAGACGAAGACGTTTCGACTTGCCGTCAGATCCGGGAGGCGAGTGGAGCCCTCGACTTCTCGGGCAAACTATCGCTCGTCGAGAGTGCGGCGATGCTCAGGCACGCGTTCGTGGTTGTCACAAACGACTCATTCCTCATGCATGCCGCAGACGCGCTCAGGAAGAATCTCATCGCGCTCTTCGGATCAAGCGTGCATGAATTCGGATTCTACCCCTGCGGCTCGAACGCTAAGGTCCTTGAGATGAGCGACCTCGAATGCAGACCCTGCTCACATGTGGGACGCGAGTCATGTCCCAAGGGACATTTCAATTGCATGCGCGGATTGACTCCCGAAATTGTCTCGCAGGCGATTTCGGATTTTGAGCGATGCTGA
- a CDS encoding VWA domain-containing protein, whose product MRFRYSEWNEHSMTDEQRLQNMLSLFSYLLLQTSGDAEEALDWMRQLGQEYQLFDSEMSLEDFIDKLKELGYVEDAKDVVILTSKGVQRIREDALREVFTNLKKSPEGSHESPHTGQGVDRLSETKKYAFGDVPTNIDLTSTLTNALKHDSIENFRLEEDDIEIYETEHMTNCATVVLIDISHSMILYGEDRITPAKQVSLALAELIRTKFPKDHLNIVAFGDEAKEITLAELPFVTVGPYHTNTLAALRLARSILRRKGNVNKQIFLVTDGKPSAIFDDTGRLYRNSFGLDPRIVNKTLDEAVACRREKVVISTFMVAKDPYLINFVEELTRANKGRAYYSSLNKLGEYIFVDYIRNRRKKFNSSLP is encoded by the coding sequence ATGAGATTCAGGTATTCGGAATGGAACGAGCATTCGATGACCGACGAGCAGCGACTGCAGAACATGCTGTCGCTGTTCAGCTACCTCCTTCTTCAGACCAGCGGTGATGCCGAAGAGGCACTCGATTGGATGCGTCAGCTCGGTCAGGAGTATCAGCTGTTCGACTCGGAAATGAGTCTCGAGGATTTCATCGACAAATTGAAAGAGCTCGGTTACGTCGAAGACGCAAAGGATGTAGTGATTCTTACGTCGAAAGGTGTGCAGAGGATCCGGGAGGATGCGCTGCGTGAAGTGTTCACCAATTTGAAGAAGAGCCCCGAGGGTTCACACGAATCTCCGCATACGGGCCAGGGAGTCGATCGTCTCAGCGAGACAAAGAAATACGCTTTCGGCGATGTCCCGACAAATATCGATCTGACATCCACTCTGACCAACGCTCTCAAACATGATTCAATTGAGAACTTCAGGCTCGAAGAAGACGACATAGAAATCTACGAGACCGAGCATATGACGAATTGTGCTACGGTCGTCCTGATTGATATAAGCCATTCGATGATTTTGTACGGTGAAGACCGCATTACACCGGCTAAGCAAGTGTCGCTGGCTCTGGCGGAGCTCATTCGAACGAAGTTCCCGAAGGACCATCTCAATATCGTTGCGTTCGGCGATGAGGCAAAGGAGATCACTCTTGCGGAGCTGCCGTTCGTCACTGTCGGACCGTACCACACGAACACGCTCGCCGCCCTCCGGCTTGCACGGAGCATCCTCAGGAGGAAGGGGAACGTCAACAAGCAGATTTTTCTCGTGACGGACGGAAAGCCGTCGGCAATATTCGACGACACGGGGAGACTCTACAGGAATTCGTTCGGGCTCGATCCGCGGATTGTCAACAAGACCCTTGACGAAGCGGTCGCGTGCCGCAGGGAAAAAGTGGTTATCAGCACATTCATGGTCGCGAAAGATCCGTACCTGATCAACTTCGTCGAAGAATTGACACGCGCGAACAAGGGGCGGGCGTATTACTCTTCACTCAACAAACTGGGCGAGTATATCTTCGTCGACTATATCCGCAACAGGAGAAAGAAATTTAATTCGTCTCTCCCGTAG
- a CDS encoding nuclear transport factor 2 family protein, which yields MRKVILFSTAFLLLFALRVTVSAQTMSDCEKERMTLESNKKMVAEFYQELFGDKNIDAINKYIGDVYIQHNPYVADGKRALIDACKEWFKGAQKDTIDIQHIGADGNLVFIHLRSHEGTRTVSVIDIFRIENGKIVEHWDVGQAVPEKAANGHPMF from the coding sequence ATGAGAAAGGTTATACTGTTTTCAACCGCGTTTCTGTTACTGTTTGCGCTTCGCGTCACCGTATCCGCCCAGACAATGTCTGACTGTGAGAAGGAACGAATGACGCTCGAGTCGAACAAGAAGATGGTTGCCGAATTCTACCAGGAGTTATTCGGCGATAAAAACATCGATGCGATAAACAAGTATATCGGCGACGTTTACATACAACACAATCCCTATGTAGCGGACGGGAAACGGGCATTGATCGATGCTTGCAAGGAATGGTTCAAAGGAGCACAGAAGGATACGATAGATATTCAGCACATCGGCGCGGATGGAAACCTCGTGTTCATACATTTGAGGAGTCATGAGGGAACGAGAACCGTGTCCGTTATCGACATCTTTAGAATTGAGAACGGAAAGATCGTGGAGCACTGGGATGTCGGTCAGGCCGTACCGGAGAAAGCGGCCAATGGTCACCCGATGTTTTGA